Proteins from a genomic interval of Phragmitibacter flavus:
- a CDS encoding NlpC/P60 family protein: protein MFHRLILYITIGALASVVLLTLNPVSNTLLKLAFLAALLTFWSGLIYLIWNRRPARLTLLLLPVIPSVLLLLPARPVDTKQLTSSYLRNLTKYESVRYVWGGESFFGIDCSGLPRRALRDALLTYGLSHLNSNALRTFLQHWWFDASALALSKGYRNCTTPVGTSGTIKTMDYTNLLPGDLAITRGGAHLIVYLGNDQWIQADNEKGKVLTQSGRTDENGWFHAKVTTHRWNLISSPR from the coding sequence ATGTTCCACCGACTGATTCTCTACATCACCATCGGCGCACTGGCATCCGTCGTTCTCCTCACGCTCAATCCCGTCAGCAACACCCTGCTTAAACTCGCCTTTCTTGCCGCGCTGCTGACGTTCTGGTCGGGCTTGATCTACCTCATCTGGAACCGTCGTCCAGCGCGTCTCACCCTCCTGCTTCTCCCTGTCATCCCCTCCGTTCTCCTGCTCCTGCCAGCACGCCCGGTCGATACCAAACAACTCACCTCCAGCTACCTCAGAAATCTCACCAAATATGAATCCGTTCGCTACGTGTGGGGCGGCGAGAGTTTCTTTGGCATCGATTGCTCCGGCCTCCCCCGCCGCGCCTTGCGCGACGCTCTGTTGACCTACGGCCTCTCCCACCTCAACTCCAACGCCCTGCGGACCTTTCTCCAACACTGGTGGTTCGACGCCAGCGCCCTGGCCCTGTCCAAGGGTTATCGCAACTGCACCACCCCCGTTGGCACCAGCGGAACCATCAAGACCATGGACTACACCAATCTCCTTCCTGGCGACCTCGCCATCACCCGCGGTGGGGCCCATCTCATCGTCTATCTCGGCAACGATCAATGGATTCAAGCCGACAACGAAAAAGGAAAAGTCCTCACCCAAAGCGGCCGCACCGACGAGAACGGCTGGTTCCACGCCAAAGTCACCACCCATCGCTGGAATCTCATTTCTTCCCCGCGCTAG
- the lpxD gene encoding UDP-3-O-(3-hydroxymyristoyl)glucosamine N-acyltransferase has product MNISVLELAEMVTARLLPGDNDTMITGFASLREARRGDLSFFSDHRYRGWLAETKASAVLIPEGWTTLPPHVSGLIVKDPSVAFEKIVDAFGFHATPATVGIHPSAVVAEGIITDQTGVSIGANAVVEEGTQLGNHVSIGAGSYVGRNVTIGDNTQLFPNATIQEGCTLGARVILHSGVVIGADGFGYEFINGEHRKVRQSGIVQIDDDVEIGANTTIDRARFGRTWIGKGTKIDNLVQIAHNVVIGKHCIIVSGTGIAGSAQIGDYVVIAAQAGIAGHVNVGSMVTIGGRAGVTKDLPPGRESYMGFPATTAGEERRRVAASRRLPDLLDRVRELERANRNLEIKAIV; this is encoded by the coding sequence ATGAATATTTCTGTATTGGAACTGGCCGAAATGGTGACTGCGCGTCTCCTCCCTGGAGACAACGACACCATGATCACCGGTTTCGCATCGCTTCGCGAAGCCCGTCGCGGCGACCTCAGCTTCTTTTCCGACCATCGCTACCGCGGCTGGCTCGCCGAAACCAAAGCCAGCGCCGTCCTCATCCCTGAAGGCTGGACCACGCTCCCTCCCCACGTTTCCGGACTCATCGTTAAAGACCCCTCCGTTGCCTTTGAAAAAATTGTCGACGCCTTCGGCTTCCACGCCACCCCCGCCACCGTCGGCATCCATCCCTCCGCCGTCGTCGCCGAGGGCATCATCACCGACCAAACCGGCGTCTCCATCGGTGCCAATGCCGTCGTTGAGGAAGGCACTCAGCTCGGCAACCATGTCAGCATCGGTGCAGGTAGCTACGTCGGTCGCAACGTCACCATCGGCGACAACACCCAGCTTTTTCCCAATGCCACGATTCAGGAAGGCTGCACCCTCGGGGCCCGAGTCATCCTGCACTCCGGCGTCGTCATCGGTGCCGACGGTTTCGGCTACGAATTCATCAACGGCGAACACCGCAAAGTCCGCCAGTCCGGCATCGTGCAGATCGACGACGACGTCGAAATCGGTGCCAACACCACCATCGACCGCGCCCGCTTCGGCCGCACCTGGATCGGCAAAGGCACCAAAATCGACAACCTTGTTCAGATCGCCCACAACGTCGTCATCGGCAAACATTGCATCATCGTCTCCGGCACCGGCATTGCTGGCAGCGCCCAAATTGGCGACTACGTCGTCATCGCCGCCCAGGCCGGCATCGCGGGCCACGTCAACGTCGGTTCCATGGTCACCATCGGCGGTCGTGCAGGTGTCACCAAGGACCTCCCACCCGGTCGCGAATCCTACATGGGCTTCCCCGCCACCACCGCTGGCGAAGAACGCCGCCGCGTCGCCGCCTCCCGCCGCCTTCCTGATCTCCTTGATCGCGTCCGCGAACTCGAACGAGCCAACCGCAATCTCGAAATCAAAGCCATCGTTTAA
- a CDS encoding polysaccharide pyruvyl transferase family protein has translation MMRRHFLTSALASIPAIAAAQAEGRKPRIVLRSSWQTVNIGDIGHTPGVLAILEKHLPNVEVILWPSDVSNGVEPMLLKRFPNLVITKDRRIIDTCDFLLHGSGPYLTAHRDVAIWKNEVKKPYGIFGITMAPAGDPGLKIMSNNGLDDYTKDLLDTASFVFLRDPKSLQVVKDANVKSPIIEFGPDGAFATDLRNDETALSYLQANKLEEGKFLCVIPNLRNAPYWRIKRGTKFHPEKHRRNEEMKEHDHVLLREAIIAILRETDHKILICPEDSTQMQEGKELLFDPLPDELKPRVVWRDKFWLTDEALSIYVRSAGLFGSEMHSPIMCIGNGIPAIVCRFVEQTTKGFMWEQIGLGDWLFDLDNQENRTRLVPTILAMAKDPNTAQAKANKARQYIQTRQAEQCAILKRLL, from the coding sequence ATGATGCGCCGCCACTTTCTCACCTCCGCCCTAGCTTCGATCCCCGCCATCGCCGCTGCCCAAGCCGAAGGCCGCAAACCTCGCATCGTCCTTCGCTCCTCCTGGCAAACCGTCAACATCGGCGACATCGGCCACACCCCTGGCGTCCTCGCCATTCTCGAAAAACACCTCCCCAATGTGGAAGTTATCCTCTGGCCCTCCGACGTCAGCAACGGCGTCGAACCCATGCTGCTCAAACGCTTCCCCAACCTCGTCATCACCAAAGACCGCCGCATCATCGACACCTGCGACTTCCTCCTCCACGGCTCCGGCCCCTACCTCACCGCCCATCGCGACGTCGCCATCTGGAAAAACGAAGTCAAAAAGCCCTACGGCATCTTCGGCATCACCATGGCCCCCGCCGGCGACCCCGGGCTCAAAATCATGAGCAACAACGGCCTCGACGACTACACCAAGGACCTCCTCGACACCGCCTCCTTCGTTTTCCTGCGCGACCCCAAATCCCTCCAGGTCGTCAAAGACGCGAACGTCAAATCCCCCATCATCGAATTTGGACCCGACGGCGCCTTCGCCACCGACCTCCGCAATGACGAAACCGCCCTCTCCTACCTGCAAGCCAACAAGCTCGAAGAAGGCAAGTTCCTCTGCGTCATTCCCAACCTCCGCAACGCCCCCTACTGGCGCATCAAACGCGGCACCAAATTCCATCCGGAAAAACATCGTCGCAACGAAGAAATGAAAGAGCACGACCACGTCCTGCTCCGCGAAGCCATCATCGCCATCCTCCGCGAAACCGACCACAAAATCCTCATCTGTCCCGAAGACTCCACCCAGATGCAGGAAGGCAAGGAGCTCCTTTTTGATCCGCTTCCCGACGAACTCAAACCCCGCGTTGTCTGGCGCGACAAATTCTGGCTCACTGACGAAGCCCTCAGCATCTACGTCCGCAGCGCCGGCCTCTTTGGCAGCGAAATGCACAGCCCCATTATGTGTATCGGCAACGGCATCCCCGCCATCGTCTGCCGTTTCGTCGAACAAACCACCAAAGGTTTCATGTGGGAACAAATCGGTCTCGGCGACTGGCTCTTCGATCTCGACAACCAAGAAAACCGCACCCGCCTCGTCCCCACCATCCTTGCCATGGCCAAAGACCCCAACACCGCCCAGGCCAAAGCAAACAAAGCCCGCCAATACATCCAGACCCGCCAGGCCGAACAATGCGCCATCCTCAAACGCCTGCTTTAA
- a CDS encoding adenylosuccinate synthase, with product MSNTIIVGLQWGDEGKGKIVDYLTERSDVVARAQGGSNAGHTVINNDTKYILHLIPSGILWPDKICVIGNGVVIDPIGLLAEIDKLRGQGVNITPENLLISDRAHLTLPYHQSLDKARETRRGENAIGTTGRGIGPTYADKIERQGLRITDLRDTSKLAAEIEWRAALHNQELEVAGYEKVNVAEVVEKITAAAIRLQPHITNTVVYLNHALDNGMKILFEGAQGSYLDIDHGTYPFVTSSNTTAGGACTGSGVSPRKIDCVVGVAKAYTTRVGGGPFITESQEISDMLHGMGREYGATTGRERRCGWLDLVLIHHAVMINGCDQLAITNLDGLDTLPTIRICTAYELDGQIINHPPSTIAEIERCKPIYEEHEGWLEDLSGKTDYADLPDKAKAYLARLGELAGAPVTLLGIGPSRDQTLVVS from the coding sequence ATGTCAAACACCATCATCGTCGGTCTCCAGTGGGGAGACGAAGGCAAAGGAAAAATCGTCGATTATCTCACCGAGCGCAGTGACGTCGTCGCCCGCGCCCAAGGCGGCAGCAACGCCGGCCACACCGTCATCAACAACGACACCAAATACATCCTCCACCTCATCCCCAGCGGCATCCTCTGGCCCGACAAGATTTGTGTCATTGGCAACGGCGTCGTCATCGATCCCATCGGCCTGCTCGCCGAGATCGACAAACTGCGCGGACAAGGCGTCAACATCACGCCTGAAAACTTGCTCATCAGCGACCGTGCCCATCTCACGCTTCCCTACCACCAGTCCCTCGACAAAGCCCGCGAAACCCGTCGTGGCGAGAACGCCATCGGCACCACCGGACGCGGCATCGGACCTACTTATGCCGACAAAATCGAACGTCAGGGCCTGCGCATCACCGACCTGCGCGACACCTCCAAGCTCGCCGCCGAAATCGAATGGCGCGCCGCCCTGCACAACCAGGAACTCGAAGTCGCCGGTTATGAAAAAGTCAACGTCGCCGAAGTCGTTGAAAAAATCACCGCCGCCGCCATCCGTCTGCAGCCGCACATCACCAACACCGTCGTTTATCTCAACCACGCGTTGGACAACGGCATGAAAATCCTCTTCGAAGGCGCCCAGGGCAGCTACCTCGACATCGACCACGGCACCTATCCCTTCGTCACCTCCTCCAACACCACCGCCGGCGGTGCCTGCACCGGTAGCGGCGTCTCCCCGCGCAAAATCGATTGCGTTGTCGGCGTTGCCAAAGCCTACACCACCCGTGTTGGCGGCGGACCCTTCATCACCGAAAGCCAGGAAATCTCCGACATGCTCCACGGCATGGGCCGCGAATACGGCGCCACCACCGGACGCGAGCGCCGCTGCGGCTGGCTCGACCTCGTTCTCATCCACCACGCCGTGATGATCAACGGTTGCGATCAACTCGCCATCACCAACCTCGACGGTCTCGACACCCTCCCGACCATCCGCATCTGCACCGCGTATGAACTCGACGGCCAGATCATCAACCACCCTCCCTCCACCATCGCCGAGATCGAGCGTTGCAAACCCATTTACGAAGAGCACGAAGGCTGGTTGGAAGACCTCAGCGGCAAAACCGACTATGCCGACCTGCCCGACAAAGCCAAAGCCTACCTCGCCCGACTCGGCGAACTCGCCGGAGCCCCCGTCACCCTCCTCGGCATCGGCCCCTCCCGCGACCAGACCCTGGTGGTAAGTTAA
- a CDS encoding YybH family protein has translation MSPEDLVVAYEKALASQKWEAVEPLMDSRCTVTFSDGSVHRGIKEVEKAFRRNFALIEDEKYAISELHWMVKSDGFAVCTFVFEWSGRMEGQAVAGSGRGTWSMLKDGGTWKLVAEHLGPKAEG, from the coding sequence ATGAGTCCTGAAGATTTGGTGGTGGCCTATGAAAAGGCTCTGGCTTCACAGAAGTGGGAGGCGGTGGAACCGTTGATGGATTCGCGGTGCACGGTGACTTTTTCTGACGGCAGTGTGCATCGGGGAATCAAGGAGGTGGAGAAGGCTTTTCGTAGAAACTTCGCGCTGATTGAGGATGAGAAGTATGCCATTTCGGAGCTTCATTGGATGGTGAAGTCGGATGGGTTTGCGGTCTGCACGTTTGTTTTTGAGTGGTCGGGGCGGATGGAAGGGCAGGCGGTGGCAGGTTCGGGGCGGGGAACATGGTCGATGTTGAAGGATGGCGGAACGTGGAAACTGGTCGCGGAGCACCTTGGGCCGAAGGCGGAGGGGTGA
- the carA gene encoding glutamine-hydrolyzing carbamoyl-phosphate synthase small subunit, translated as MKKAILALEDGRYFEGEAFGSTQAGSGEICFNTSMTGYQEVLTDPSYRGQIVAMTYPMIGNYGINLLDDESDEPHVRGFVIEELCNVPSNWRSTESLDDYLKRWNIPGIQGIDTRALTKHLRTLGAMRAVITSEGTVADAIQLAQNSPLMKGSDFVKEVTAANPYAWDETNQQSRLWDIPNPSQGHSGPPEGVFHALGETKHRVVAYDLGIKRNILRRLRQEGFDVHVVPATTKADEVLALKPDGIFLSNGPGDPGALDYIHAEVRKLAEQKPVFAICLGHQMLGHAFGGKTFKLKFGHRGGNQPVQDVRTGKVTITSQNHGFAVDADSLPSNLEVSHINLNDGTVEGLRHRDLPVFSVQYHPEAAPGPNDASYFFKEFASLIESSK; from the coding sequence ATGAAGAAAGCCATTCTCGCCCTGGAAGACGGACGTTATTTTGAAGGAGAAGCCTTTGGTTCCACCCAGGCAGGCTCGGGGGAAATCTGTTTCAACACCTCCATGACCGGTTACCAGGAAGTCCTCACCGACCCCTCCTACCGCGGCCAGATCGTCGCCATGACCTACCCGATGATCGGGAACTACGGCATCAACCTCCTCGACGACGAAAGCGACGAACCGCATGTGCGCGGTTTTGTCATCGAAGAACTTTGTAATGTCCCCAGCAACTGGCGCAGCACCGAGAGCCTCGACGACTACCTCAAACGCTGGAACATCCCTGGCATCCAGGGCATCGACACCCGCGCCCTCACCAAACACCTGCGCACCCTCGGGGCCATGCGCGCCGTCATCACCAGCGAAGGCACCGTCGCCGACGCCATCCAGCTCGCCCAAAACAGCCCATTGATGAAAGGCAGCGACTTCGTCAAGGAAGTCACCGCCGCCAACCCCTACGCGTGGGACGAAACCAATCAACAAAGCCGTCTCTGGGACATCCCCAACCCCAGCCAGGGCCACAGCGGTCCACCCGAAGGCGTCTTCCACGCTCTCGGCGAAACCAAACACCGCGTGGTTGCCTACGACCTCGGCATTAAACGCAACATCCTGCGCCGCCTGCGCCAGGAAGGATTTGATGTCCACGTCGTCCCCGCCACCACCAAAGCCGACGAAGTCCTCGCCCTGAAACCCGACGGAATCTTCCTCAGCAACGGCCCCGGCGACCCCGGCGCCCTTGACTACATCCACGCCGAAGTCCGCAAACTCGCCGAACAAAAACCCGTCTTCGCCATCTGCCTCGGCCATCAAATGCTCGGTCACGCCTTTGGCGGCAAAACCTTCAAACTCAAATTCGGACATCGCGGCGGCAACCAGCCCGTCCAGGACGTCCGCACCGGCAAGGTCACCATCACCAGTCAAAACCACGGTTTTGCCGTCGATGCCGACTCCCTCCCCTCCAATCTCGAAGTCAGCCACATCAACTTGAACGACGGCACCGTCGAAGGCCTGCGCCATCGCGACCTCCCCGTCTTCAGCGTCCAATACCACCCCGAAGCCGCCCCCGGCCCCAACGACGCCAGCTACTTCTTCAAAGAATTCGCCTCCCTCATCGAGTCCAGCAAATAG
- a CDS encoding zinc-binding metallopeptidase family protein, with the protein MQRFVCDCGNVLFFESSRCLQCGEEVGYDPDAQKMVVIRPGGWGQRCGNGVQYGICNWVVPANGAAAEKAALCFSCSLNRKIPNLKEERNVRLWGRMEGAKRRLVYSLLRMGIPLASKVMDAQSGLAFDIVSAQAQPGVTMGHLNGVITVNLDEADDTYRQINREQLGESTRTLLGHFRHEIGHYFWQRWMSEAAWDDPQRLAFRERFGDEWRDYGAALSWHYQFGAPQDWADQFISGYAASHPWEDWAETWAHYLQILEGSETFEGLGLETKRIALPVVNFPVEAGQLPNSLPQDEKADKAFVTWLQGWVSLSTVLNETSLSLGQPAVYPFVISTKVAQKLRLVDHLAKVWAAGK; encoded by the coding sequence ATGCAACGATTTGTCTGTGACTGCGGTAATGTGCTTTTCTTTGAGAGCTCACGGTGTTTGCAATGTGGTGAAGAGGTGGGCTATGACCCGGATGCGCAGAAGATGGTGGTAATCCGGCCAGGTGGATGGGGTCAGCGCTGTGGAAACGGGGTGCAATATGGGATCTGCAACTGGGTGGTGCCTGCCAATGGGGCAGCGGCGGAGAAGGCGGCTCTGTGTTTTTCGTGTTCGCTGAATCGCAAGATTCCAAATTTGAAGGAGGAGCGCAATGTGCGCTTGTGGGGTCGGATGGAAGGCGCAAAACGGCGTTTGGTTTACTCGCTACTGCGGATGGGGATTCCATTAGCCTCCAAGGTGATGGATGCGCAGTCGGGTCTGGCTTTTGATATCGTGAGTGCGCAGGCGCAGCCGGGGGTGACGATGGGGCATTTAAATGGGGTGATCACGGTGAATTTGGACGAGGCGGACGATACGTATCGGCAGATCAATCGTGAGCAGTTGGGGGAGAGCACGCGCACGTTGCTGGGGCATTTCCGGCATGAGATTGGTCATTATTTCTGGCAGCGCTGGATGAGTGAAGCGGCTTGGGACGATCCGCAACGGTTGGCGTTTCGTGAACGTTTCGGGGATGAGTGGCGCGACTATGGGGCGGCGTTGAGCTGGCATTATCAGTTCGGAGCACCACAGGATTGGGCGGATCAGTTCATCAGTGGTTATGCGGCGTCACATCCCTGGGAGGATTGGGCGGAGACCTGGGCGCACTATTTGCAGATTTTGGAGGGCTCAGAGACGTTCGAGGGGTTGGGTTTGGAGACCAAGCGGATAGCGTTGCCGGTGGTGAATTTTCCGGTGGAGGCGGGTCAGTTGCCGAACAGTTTGCCGCAGGATGAAAAAGCGGATAAAGCGTTCGTGACGTGGTTGCAGGGCTGGGTGAGTTTGTCCACGGTGTTGAATGAAACTTCGCTGAGTCTTGGTCAGCCGGCGGTGTATCCGTTTGTGATTTCGACGAAGGTCGCGCAGAAGTTACGATTGGTGGATCACTTGGCGAAGGTGTGGGCTGCAGGCAAATAG
- a CDS encoding FHA domain-containing protein, whose translation MPKIRINTTDGSTLEFELEAERYRIGRAQDNDLVVPDGSVSSYHGEIFVTPNGIDFHDLGSTNGTHVNGQRVEKASLSHGEEFRIGSCPVVYEGDAPASAPASADEGSAPAPTSIYEDDASEPDFSNESAGSGWEPATVTNSAAAITGLGATPCPAHMRQGFGPKAKKKQAGSGLMILGILGIVSCIAGVVMILQMGS comes from the coding sequence ATGCCAAAAATCAGAATCAACACCACCGACGGCTCGACCCTTGAGTTTGAACTCGAAGCCGAACGCTATCGCATCGGTCGCGCCCAGGACAACGACCTCGTCGTGCCCGACGGCTCCGTTTCCAGCTACCACGGCGAAATTTTTGTGACCCCCAACGGCATCGACTTCCATGATCTCGGCTCCACCAACGGCACCCACGTCAACGGCCAGCGCGTTGAAAAAGCCAGCCTCAGCCACGGCGAAGAATTCCGTATCGGCAGCTGCCCCGTCGTTTACGAAGGCGACGCTCCAGCGTCAGCTCCCGCCTCCGCCGACGAAGGCTCTGCCCCAGCCCCCACTTCCATCTACGAAGACGACGCTTCTGAACCCGACTTCTCCAACGAAAGCGCTGGCAGCGGCTGGGAACCCGCCACCGTCACCAACTCCGCCGCCGCCATTACCGGTCTCGGAGCCACCCCCTGCCCCGCCCACATGCGCCAGGGTTTTGGCCCCAAAGCGAAGAAAAAACAAGCGGGCAGCGGCCTCATGATCCTCGGCATCCTCGGCATCGTCTCCTGCATCGCCGGCGTCGTTATGATCCTGCAAATGGGCTCCTAA